The segment ACTAGGCCTCGGTCGGGAGCGCGTGATGTCCCGAGACGGCCGGCTCGACACGGCTACCCGGTGGCAGTCCGGAAACTACGGCCCGACCTCGGCGATGGCGAAACATGCCCCGGCGAACTGCGGCACTTGTGGCTTTTACCTCCCGCTGGCCGGCAGCCTCAGCGCACTGTTCGGAGCCTGCGGCAATGAAGTCTCTCCGGCCGACGGCGCGGTCGTGACGGCGGACTTTGGCTGTGGCGCGCACTCTGAGGCGACGATCAAGGCCGAGCCCGACGCGCTCATCGAACATGAGCACGTCTACGACACAACTCAAATCGACTTCTTCAGCCTGCCGCGTGGCTCCGGGCGACGCGACTACACCGACGAACAGCGGACCCGCATTGCGCGTGTCCTGAGCGCGGCGCTCGCCGACCGGCAGCAACGCGCCGATCGCAAGAAGGCGGAGGGCGAAGCGCAGGTTGCTGACGATGATGCGTCCCGGGGCGTTGCCGCAGTCCGCGCTGAGGGCGCCGAGGACGCAGTCAGCGAGGGCGATGCGAGTACCGACGGCAATGCGGTCACCACTGACGCCGCACGAACTGACGGCGACGCGCTCAGCGAGGGTGATGCGCAAAACGACGCGGTCGCCGGCAGCGACGATGCCACGCGCGAAGACGATGCGCCGGCAAAGAAGCCAGCCCACCTGAGCCGCACGAAGAAGTAGCCGCGCACGGCCGGGTCTCACTTCTTGGAGTGCGCCGGCTTCCTGCTTTGGTCGGCGACCGGGGCCTTCTGCCATCTCATCACCAGCAGACCCGCCAAACCTAGGACGACTCCTGCGACCGCAGTCCACAGCCACACCCGGTTGTCGGCGCCGTCTCGCGACCACGGAAGCAGCAGCAGGACCACCACGGCCAGCGCGAACAACGCAACGCCCAGGCGGACGATGCGCGCAGTGTCTACCTGACGCGGCGGTGGGGCCGGTTTGAGCGGATGGTCGTCAGTCACGCCGCGAGCATATCGTCGCCTCCGGTTGACACGGTCACGGCGCCGTCGGGTATTTTTTGACCTGGTCTTCACGGGCACGTCGTACGACACAGGCACGTCGTACGAAGCGGTGCCGAGGGCCGCCAAGGTGACGCAATGACGCGCCGCCAGCCACCCCGCACATCCGAGGACACTGCCATGCCGAGATCTCAGGACGTAACGACCGGCTCGACGACGGCGGCACCTCCGTCGGCGCCGCGCCGCGCAAGTGCGTTGGACCGCTACTTCGAGGTCACCAAACGCGGGTCGACGTTTGGTCGTGAAGTGCGTGGCGGCCTGACAACGTTCTTTACGATGGCGTACATCATCGTGCTCAACCCGATCATCCTCACCAAGACCGCCGACGTGATGGGCAATAAGCTCAGCTTCGCGGCGATCGCGGCGACGACGGCCTTGGTCGCCGGTGTCATGACGATTCTGATGGGCGTCGTCGGTAAGTTCCCGATCGCGCTGGCGGCCGGACTCGGCATCAACGCACAAGTCGCCGCGTTGGCCGAATTTCAGCTGGCATGGCCAGAGATCATGGGCCTCGTCGTACTTGAGGGTCTGCTCGTCACCTTGCTGGTGCTGACCGGGTTCAGAACGGCTGTTTTCCGGGCGATCCCACACCAACTCAAGGTCGCGATCAGCGTAGGTATCGGGATGTTCCTGACATTCATCGGGCTGAAGGACGCAGGATTCATCCAGGCGCACTCGACGGGGGCGCCCGTGCTGATGGGTCAGTTCGGTGAGCTTAAAGGCTGGGCAATTCTGGTGTTCGTCTTCGGCGTACTCCTCAGCGCCGTGCTGGTCGCCCGTAAGGTCAAGGGTGGCATCCTCATCGGGATCATCACCACCACGATCATTGCGGTAATCGTGGAGGCAATCGCCAAGGTTGGCGCGGCGCCGCTCGACAAGGCGGGCGTCGCTGTCGGCCCGGGCTGGCAGCTCAATGTGCCGAAGGTGCCGTCCTCGGTAGTCTCGACTCCCGACCTGTCGGTGCTTGGTCACGTGTCCTTGTTCGGCGCGTTCTCGCACGGTGCGATCGCCGCGATCATGATCATCTTCACGCTCATGCTCGCGGACTTCTTCGACACGATGGGCACGGTTGTCGCGGTCGGCTCCGAGGGCGAGCTACTGGACAAGAATGGCGACGTACCGGGACTTGAGCGGATCCTCCTGGTCGACTCGGTCGCCGCTGCAGTCGGCGGCGCGGCAAGCGTTTCGTCCAACACGACGTACATCGAGTCCACGGCCGGCGTCGCGGACGGTGCGCGCACCGGCATTGCCAGCGTCGTAACGGGACTGTTGTTCCTCGTGGCAATGTTTTTCACGCCGGTCGTCAACATTGTTCCCAGTGAGGCGGCGGCACCCGCGTTGATCATCGTTGGCGCCCTGATGATCATGCAGGTCAAGGAACTTCAGCTCACCGACTTCACGGTCGTCATTCCGGTGTTCCTGACCATCGCGCTGATGCCGTTTACGTACTCGATCACCAACGGGATCGGCGCCGGGTTTGTCTCATGGGTCGTGCTGCATGTGGTCACCGGCAAGCGCCGCGAGATTCATTGGCTCATGTGGCTTATTACTGTATTGTTCGTGATCTACTTCGCGATCGACCCGGTCCGCCAGGTTTTCGGTCTCGCGTAGCGCGGGGATCGCAACGACCGCGTAGATGTCGGTTGTTGTCGACAAGTAATTTCGCCGCAGCGTCATAGCGCGGCAGATGTTTTGCTATCCTAACTACCGTGACCCGACTCGCCTCCACCTCGTCAGCAGCGCTTGCGCATGAATTGCGCATTGCCACCACGCGTACGACGCGGCGCCTGCGTTCGGTTACCAGCCGGAAGATCACACTCACTCAGTTGTCGGCGCTGGCGAGCATCCAGGCCGCCGGTGAACTGACCCTCGGTGAGCTTGCCGCCCGCGAGCGCGTGCAGCCGCCGTCGATGACAAGAGTCATCGCCCGATTGTGCGAAGAGGGTCTCGTCGAACGCAAGACGCATCCGTCCGACGGTCGTCAGGTGCTGGTGAAGTTGACCGATCACGGCACGACAATGCTTGGGGCCGAGGCAAAAGCGCGTGAGGCATGGCTGGCGCGCAAGCTGTCGAACCTGACGAAAGAGGAGCGGGAGACGCTGCGGAGCGCGAGCTCGATTTTGGTCAGGCTGATCGACGAGTGACCAAAGGCGGGACCGCCGTGCCGTTGCCGGCCGCTCGGGTCATCTTGGCTGGGCCGGCCACTCGGTGACGGAGAAAAGCGCGCGTCCCAGTTTGTTCCGGTCCCTGCGGGTCCGTAACTATCGGCTTTACGCGACCGGTTCGATCGCGTCCAATACCGGCACCTGGATGCAGCGCATCGCGCAGGACTGGCTTGTCCTCACGCTTACGGACAATGACCCGGTCGCGCTCGGCTTCGTGACGTTCCTGCAGTTTGCCCCGTCACTTCTTTTTGCGATGTTCGGCGGTCTCATCGCGGACCGTTATGACAAGCGGACCGTTTTGCGGGTTACCCAGACGGTTGTGGCGCTGAGTGCGCTGATCCTAGGACTGCTGGAGATCACCGACGTTGTCGCCGTGTGGCATGTCTTAGTACTCGCGACCGTTGTGGGAGTCGCGACGGCAATCGAGGCGCCGTCGCGGCAGGCTTTTGCGAGTGAGCTCGTCGGACCGGCAGATCTGGTCAATGCGGTCGGGCTCAACTCGGCGTCGTTCAATGCTGCTCGCCTGATCGGTCCGGCGATCGCTGGCGTGTTGATCGGCTGGCTCGGCACCGGCCCGGTGTTCATTCTCAACGCGGCAAGCAGCGTCTGGATCATTGTGCTGCTCACGATGATCGACCCGA is part of the Antricoccus suffuscus genome and harbors:
- a CDS encoding DUF3027 domain-containing protein — encoded protein: MNATEVRSETTSPQAAKAPTETHAPVSPDAVLARAVDVARAALLEDVADDTKVGAHLGAVGEPSASGAVVTHNFTANLEGYVGWHWAISLTRAEDSEHVTICESVLLPGDGAITTAPWVPWSERLRAEDVHPGDVVRSDPDDDRLAPAYLQSDDPAVEETAYELGLGRERVMSRDGRLDTATRWQSGNYGPTSAMAKHAPANCGTCGFYLPLAGSLSALFGACGNEVSPADGAVVTADFGCGAHSEATIKAEPDALIEHEHVYDTTQIDFFSLPRGSGRRDYTDEQRTRIARVLSAALADRQQRADRKKAEGEAQVADDDASRGVAAVRAEGAEDAVSEGDASTDGNAVTTDAARTDGDALSEGDAQNDAVAGSDDATREDDAPAKKPAHLSRTKK
- a CDS encoding DUF2530 domain-containing protein, whose translation is MTDDHPLKPAPPPRQVDTARIVRLGVALFALAVVVLLLLPWSRDGADNRVWLWTAVAGVVLGLAGLLVMRWQKAPVADQSRKPAHSKK
- a CDS encoding NCS2 family permease, whose amino-acid sequence is MPRSQDVTTGSTTAAPPSAPRRASALDRYFEVTKRGSTFGREVRGGLTTFFTMAYIIVLNPIILTKTADVMGNKLSFAAIAATTALVAGVMTILMGVVGKFPIALAAGLGINAQVAALAEFQLAWPEIMGLVVLEGLLVTLLVLTGFRTAVFRAIPHQLKVAISVGIGMFLTFIGLKDAGFIQAHSTGAPVLMGQFGELKGWAILVFVFGVLLSAVLVARKVKGGILIGIITTTIIAVIVEAIAKVGAAPLDKAGVAVGPGWQLNVPKVPSSVVSTPDLSVLGHVSLFGAFSHGAIAAIMIIFTLMLADFFDTMGTVVAVGSEGELLDKNGDVPGLERILLVDSVAAAVGGAASVSSNTTYIESTAGVADGARTGIASVVTGLLFLVAMFFTPVVNIVPSEAAAPALIIVGALMIMQVKELQLTDFTVVIPVFLTIALMPFTYSITNGIGAGFVSWVVLHVVTGKRREIHWLMWLITVLFVIYFAIDPVRQVFGLA
- a CDS encoding MarR family winged helix-turn-helix transcriptional regulator — encoded protein: MTRLASTSSAALAHELRIATTRTTRRLRSVTSRKITLTQLSALASIQAAGELTLGELAARERVQPPSMTRVIARLCEEGLVERKTHPSDGRQVLVKLTDHGTTMLGAEAKAREAWLARKLSNLTKEERETLRSASSILVRLIDE